The following are encoded in a window of Chondrinema litorale genomic DNA:
- a CDS encoding CusA/CzcA family heavy metal efflux RND transporter has product MIKHIIAFSVQNKLLVAMLMVVLIIGGIWSITKIPIDAVPDITNNQVQVITQAPNLGTEDIEQFVTYPIELAMSNLPGVTEIRSISRFGLSVVTIVFEDGMDTYLPRQLVSEKLPEIEERIPDGFGKPHMGPISTGLGEIYQYTLDVDSAHQDKYSASDLRTIQDWIIRRQMAMIPGVVEINAFGGKIKQYEVKVNPDELNAMGLNIADVFSALQENNQNTGGAYIEKEHRANFIRGEGLARNISDIEDIVVKNVNDIPITIKDIAKVQFGSAPRYGTFTKNGKGEAVGGMVLMLKGANSNDVINQVITRIDEIQKSLPEGVKIEPFLDRSNLIIKTTSTVSRNLLEGALIVIFVLVFLLGNWRGGFIVASTIPLSLLFAFILMNAFGVWANLMSLGAIDFGIIVDGAVIIVESSVYLLSQKVLKHQEIDKETRNQTAIEASSKMMRSAFFGQLIILIVFIPILALEGVEGKMFQPMALTFMFAMLGVMILCLTYVPMMSAWFLRVNKDAKPSLGDKVVIKIENLYEKLLTKALRRAKWVILVSASLLAFAVFIFFKLGGEFIPQLDEGDIAFHIILKPGSSLTQAVSASTKVEKLLLENFPEIDQALSRFGVADVPTDPMPMDIGDCFLILKPKSEWVSAESKDELIANMKEVLGQLPGINYEFTQPIEMRFNELITGVREDIAVKLFGEDLALLASKAEEMGKIIAGIPGVADMKVEATSGLPQMTVKYNRHKIAQYNVNIEDLNRMIQAAFAGGKAGVIFEGEKRFDLVVRLDETYRKNIDNLENLYIDLPSGNRIPLKEVADISYEEGPMQISRDNTNRRVYVGVNVRENDIQTVTQEIQRRLDARLDLPPGYYIRYGGAFENLERASKRLQVLVPAAMALIFVLIFFALRSVRQTIMIYIAIPLAAIGGVLSLWLRDMPFSISAGIGFIVLFGVAVLNGLVLVSGWNELKEEGVSDLRERIETGAKRRIRPILLTALTDILGFLPMAISTSSGAEVQRPLATVVIGGMITATFLTLFALPILYRWVEKWQSNPRTLSIFKKTSFTVILILLCVLMQPKPVEAQDKKTVSELEEAIVIAKENNGNLHAAKTNIKVEEAGKKEAINLNKTDFGIQYGQYNSFENDFSININQSFELPMVYAKRKNLADAKVESKQLQVAVIENDLIKDIKKAWYQLAFLEEKKKLMLFQDSVYSEFLRAAKLRYETGATSYLEQAASETKTMEVRNQLKMIEADIAIQESKLQTLLNDSSEINFEPPELESITKVGLQNASLQSNNPMVSYTLQQSKIAQAEQQVASAKMLPEFSIGYFNQSMIGTETSNGEIASASDRFTGIQAGISIPLFFGSYKAGIQAAKLREQASQQTANYYQSVVKSQYDQQRKEVDKYLSSLEYYQGKALSQADLIIENAQKSMENGAIGYVEYFQLLNQAISIRFNYLENLNGYNQAIISLEYLAGN; this is encoded by the coding sequence ATGATTAAACATATTATAGCTTTTTCTGTGCAGAATAAGCTACTTGTTGCTATGCTCATGGTAGTGCTGATAATCGGTGGTATCTGGAGCATTACAAAAATACCAATTGATGCCGTGCCTGACATCACAAACAATCAGGTACAAGTAATTACCCAAGCGCCAAATTTAGGTACTGAAGACATAGAGCAATTTGTCACTTATCCAATCGAATTGGCTATGTCGAACTTGCCGGGAGTTACCGAAATTCGTTCTATTTCACGATTCGGTTTATCTGTAGTTACCATTGTTTTCGAAGATGGCATGGATACCTATTTGCCACGCCAACTAGTTTCTGAGAAACTTCCAGAAATTGAAGAACGCATTCCAGATGGTTTTGGTAAACCACATATGGGACCTATTTCAACAGGTTTGGGTGAAATCTATCAATATACACTTGACGTTGACAGCGCCCATCAAGATAAATATTCTGCTTCTGACCTTAGAACTATTCAAGACTGGATAATCAGAAGACAAATGGCAATGATTCCCGGTGTGGTGGAAATAAATGCTTTTGGTGGTAAAATTAAGCAATACGAGGTTAAAGTAAATCCAGACGAACTAAATGCAATGGGGTTAAACATTGCTGATGTTTTTAGTGCTCTTCAAGAAAATAACCAAAACACAGGTGGAGCTTATATTGAGAAAGAACACAGGGCTAATTTTATCCGTGGAGAAGGGCTTGCCAGAAATATTTCTGATATTGAAGACATCGTCGTAAAAAATGTAAACGATATACCAATTACAATTAAAGACATTGCCAAAGTACAGTTTGGTAGTGCTCCACGCTATGGAACTTTCACCAAAAATGGTAAAGGTGAAGCTGTTGGTGGAATGGTATTAATGCTGAAAGGTGCCAATTCTAATGATGTTATTAATCAAGTAATAACAAGGATTGATGAGATTCAAAAATCTTTACCTGAAGGTGTAAAAATTGAGCCATTCCTCGACCGAAGTAATTTAATTATAAAAACAACGAGCACAGTAAGTCGTAACCTACTTGAAGGAGCACTAATCGTGATTTTTGTTCTGGTTTTTCTTTTAGGAAACTGGCGTGGTGGTTTCATTGTAGCCTCAACCATTCCGCTTTCATTACTCTTTGCTTTTATACTGATGAATGCCTTTGGGGTTTGGGCAAACCTGATGAGCCTCGGGGCTATTGACTTTGGAATCATAGTAGACGGAGCGGTAATTATCGTAGAAAGTAGTGTATATCTACTCAGCCAAAAAGTACTCAAGCATCAAGAAATAGACAAAGAAACTAGGAACCAAACAGCTATAGAAGCTTCTTCTAAAATGATGCGATCGGCCTTTTTTGGTCAGTTAATCATCCTCATTGTATTTATTCCGATTCTGGCTTTAGAAGGTGTTGAAGGTAAGATGTTCCAGCCAATGGCACTCACTTTTATGTTTGCCATGTTAGGTGTAATGATTCTTTGCCTTACCTATGTGCCAATGATGTCAGCATGGTTTCTACGTGTTAACAAAGATGCAAAACCTTCATTAGGTGACAAAGTTGTCATCAAAATAGAAAACCTCTATGAGAAGTTACTTACTAAGGCATTAAGAAGAGCCAAATGGGTAATTCTAGTTTCTGCTTCACTTCTGGCTTTTGCCGTTTTCATTTTCTTTAAATTAGGCGGTGAATTTATCCCTCAATTAGATGAAGGTGATATCGCATTTCACATCATTTTAAAACCGGGTAGTTCTCTTACTCAGGCAGTAAGTGCCTCCACCAAAGTAGAAAAATTACTTTTAGAAAATTTCCCCGAGATAGATCAGGCACTTTCTAGATTTGGTGTAGCCGATGTTCCTACAGACCCAATGCCTATGGATATTGGAGACTGCTTCCTCATTCTGAAGCCTAAAAGTGAATGGGTTTCTGCTGAAAGCAAAGACGAACTCATTGCCAACATGAAAGAAGTTTTGGGACAGCTTCCGGGTATTAATTATGAGTTTACACAGCCAATAGAGATGCGATTCAACGAGTTGATTACAGGTGTTCGAGAAGATATCGCAGTAAAATTGTTTGGTGAAGATTTGGCATTACTGGCTTCTAAAGCAGAAGAAATGGGCAAAATTATCGCTGGAATTCCAGGTGTCGCCGACATGAAAGTAGAAGCCACCAGTGGTCTACCCCAAATGACAGTAAAATATAATCGCCATAAAATTGCCCAGTACAATGTGAATATCGAAGACCTTAACAGGATGATTCAAGCGGCATTTGCAGGTGGCAAAGCAGGGGTGATTTTTGAAGGAGAAAAACGCTTCGATTTGGTGGTAAGACTCGATGAAACCTATCGGAAAAACATCGACAACTTAGAAAACCTGTATATCGATTTACCTTCTGGAAACAGAATTCCACTTAAAGAAGTGGCTGATATCAGTTATGAAGAAGGGCCGATGCAGATTAGTAGAGACAATACCAACCGTAGAGTATATGTGGGAGTAAATGTTCGTGAAAACGATATTCAGACTGTTACTCAGGAAATCCAACGCAGGTTAGACGCTCGATTAGATTTACCACCTGGCTATTACATCCGCTATGGTGGAGCTTTCGAAAATCTAGAAAGAGCTAGCAAAAGATTGCAAGTGCTCGTGCCTGCTGCAATGGCACTCATTTTCGTACTTATATTCTTTGCTCTAAGATCAGTCCGACAAACCATTATGATTTATATCGCCATTCCATTGGCAGCAATTGGTGGAGTACTTTCTCTCTGGCTGAGAGATATGCCTTTTAGTATTTCAGCAGGCATTGGTTTTATCGTGTTGTTTGGTGTAGCAGTGTTAAACGGTTTGGTATTGGTTAGTGGCTGGAACGAACTGAAAGAAGAAGGAGTAAGCGATTTGAGAGAAAGAATAGAAACTGGTGCAAAAAGAAGAATTAGACCGATATTACTAACCGCACTCACTGATATTTTAGGTTTCTTGCCAATGGCGATTTCAACATCATCTGGTGCAGAAGTTCAGCGACCGTTGGCAACAGTTGTAATTGGTGGAATGATTACAGCCACTTTTCTCACCTTGTTTGCCTTACCAATTTTATACAGATGGGTAGAAAAATGGCAGTCAAACCCTAGAACCTTGTCCATTTTCAAAAAGACAAGCTTTACAGTGATATTGATTTTACTATGTGTATTAATGCAGCCAAAACCTGTAGAAGCACAAGACAAAAAAACAGTATCTGAGTTAGAGGAAGCCATCGTAATTGCCAAAGAAAACAATGGTAATTTACATGCAGCCAAAACCAATATTAAAGTAGAAGAAGCTGGTAAAAAAGAAGCTATCAATTTAAATAAAACAGATTTTGGAATTCAATACGGGCAATACAACAGCTTCGAAAACGACTTTTCCATCAACATCAACCAATCTTTTGAATTACCAATGGTGTATGCAAAAAGAAAAAATTTGGCAGATGCAAAAGTAGAAAGCAAGCAATTACAAGTTGCGGTGATCGAAAACGATTTGATCAAAGATATTAAAAAGGCTTGGTACCAACTGGCATTTCTGGAAGAGAAAAAAAAACTAATGCTCTTTCAAGATTCTGTTTATAGTGAGTTTTTGCGAGCGGCTAAACTTCGCTACGAAACCGGAGCCACTAGCTATCTGGAACAGGCTGCTAGTGAAACTAAGACGATGGAAGTTAGAAATCAGCTAAAGATGATAGAAGCTGATATTGCCATTCAAGAAAGTAAGCTGCAAACATTGCTCAACGATTCTAGTGAAATCAACTTTGAGCCACCTGAGTTGGAGAGCATCACCAAAGTTGGGTTGCAAAATGCATCTCTTCAAAGCAACAATCCGATGGTTAGTTATACGCTACAGCAATCAAAAATTGCTCAAGCAGAACAACAGGTTGCATCTGCCAAAATGCTTCCCGAATTTTCTATTGGCTATTTCAATCAATCTATGATTGGCACAGAAACTTCCAATGGAGAAATTGCCAGTGCATCAGATAGGTTTACAGGAATTCAAGCAGGCATTTCTATTCCCTTGTTTTTTGGTTCATACAAAGCCGGCATTCAAGCTGCTAAATTGCGAGAGCAAGCTAGTCAGCAAACTGCCAATTACTACCAAAGTGTAGTAAAAAGCCAGTATGATCAACAAAGAAAAGAAGTAGACAAATATTTAAGTAGCCTTGAATATTATCAGGGAAAGGCACTTTCTCAAGCTGATCTGATTATCGAAAATGCGCAAAAGAGTATGGAAAATGGCGCGATCGGATATGTAGAATATTTCCAATTACTCAATCAAGCAATTTCAATCAGATTTAATTATCTGGAAAACCTAAACGGTTACAATCAGGCAATCATTTCACTAGAATATTTGGCGGGAAATTAA
- a CDS encoding efflux RND transporter periplasmic adaptor subunit, producing the protein MKNIIYSILFLVITTCFSACNDHNEEAHQHGEETTHDEHEEEHEENEVHFSKQQFSLLEMKVDTLPKRNISNYVQANGQLNVPPEKEAVVTAIIGGNLTSIKIIPGDKVREGEVLATMSHPDLIKLQSDYINQWNQLEYLEQEYKRQEKLYAEKVGAEREFQKTKADYQSLKGEVKGYEAQLKLLHLNLDKIRNSEIYEQIPLVSPISGYVQQVKVRKGQYVSPQTELFELVNIEHIHLDLKVFEKDVYKVKNKQKVNFTIQALPNKTLQATIFSVGKAFESEPKAVGIHAEIDNTEGLLLPGMYVRGKIQTENARVFALPEDGVIREGSRYYIFTVQQETDEWKFEPVEVLTGKTDEGWVEVKPLNPLNKNIQFAWNNAYYIMAEMKKGEAEHSH; encoded by the coding sequence ATGAAAAATATCATATATAGCATTTTATTTTTGGTTATAACAACTTGTTTTTCAGCTTGTAATGATCATAATGAAGAAGCACATCAACACGGAGAAGAAACCACTCACGATGAGCATGAAGAGGAACATGAAGAAAACGAAGTCCATTTTTCTAAACAACAATTCAGTTTGTTAGAAATGAAAGTGGATACTTTACCTAAGCGAAACATCAGTAATTATGTGCAAGCAAATGGGCAATTAAATGTTCCACCAGAAAAAGAGGCAGTTGTTACAGCAATTATCGGTGGAAACCTCACAAGTATTAAAATTATTCCCGGTGACAAAGTGCGCGAAGGTGAAGTATTGGCAACCATGAGCCATCCAGATTTAATCAAATTACAATCAGATTACATCAATCAATGGAACCAGTTAGAGTATTTGGAACAGGAATATAAGCGCCAAGAAAAACTCTATGCTGAAAAAGTAGGTGCCGAAAGAGAGTTTCAAAAAACTAAAGCCGATTATCAATCTTTAAAAGGAGAAGTAAAAGGCTATGAAGCGCAACTTAAATTGCTTCATCTCAATCTGGATAAAATTAGAAATAGTGAAATTTACGAGCAAATTCCACTTGTAAGCCCAATTAGCGGTTATGTTCAACAAGTAAAAGTGCGAAAAGGACAGTATGTTTCTCCACAAACCGAGCTTTTTGAACTGGTAAACATCGAACACATACACCTCGACTTAAAGGTTTTTGAAAAGGATGTTTACAAAGTGAAGAATAAGCAAAAAGTGAATTTTACTATTCAGGCATTACCAAACAAAACTTTGCAGGCAACGATATTTTCTGTGGGAAAAGCCTTCGAGAGTGAGCCTAAAGCAGTAGGAATACATGCAGAAATCGACAATACAGAAGGCTTACTTTTACCAGGTATGTATGTAAGAGGCAAGATACAAACAGAAAATGCCCGAGTGTTTGCTTTGCCAGAAGACGGTGTAATACGTGAAGGAAGCAGGTACTATATTTTTACTGTGCAACAAGAAACAGATGAATGGAAATTTGAACCTGTGGAGGTACTCACTGGAAAAACAGATGAAGGTTGGGTTGAAGTGAAACCGCTCAATCCTTTAAATAAAAATATTCAGTTTGCATGGAATAATGCTTATTATATTATGGCTGAAATGAAAAAAGGAGAAGCTGAACACAGTCATTAA
- the thiD gene encoding bifunctional hydroxymethylpyrimidine kinase/phosphomethylpyrimidine kinase — MTKTYARVLTIAGSDSGGGAGIQADLKAMSACGGYGMSAITALTAQNTVGVRSIHSVPIQMIEDQVNAVIEDIGVDAVKTGMLHSSEIINTVAKLVKKFELKHLIVDPVMVATSGDKLLQDKALDTLKKELVPLAELITPNLPEAEILLEDSISDSSSIENAAATLAQKYGVSVLLKGGHLEENEVIDVFYDINKKTSSVYSASKIDSKNTHGTGCTLSSAIATFRARGFSLEESVKNGIDYIRKAIAAGAEYELGSGSGPVKHFYQTWSD, encoded by the coding sequence ATGACGAAAACTTATGCACGTGTATTAACCATTGCCGGTAGCGATTCTGGCGGTGGAGCAGGTATTCAGGCAGATTTAAAAGCCATGTCGGCTTGTGGTGGTTATGGCATGTCTGCAATTACAGCGCTTACTGCACAAAATACAGTTGGAGTGAGAAGTATCCATTCTGTGCCTATACAAATGATTGAAGATCAGGTAAATGCGGTGATAGAAGATATTGGAGTAGATGCTGTAAAAACTGGAATGTTGCATTCATCAGAAATTATAAATACAGTAGCCAAACTGGTTAAAAAGTTTGAGTTAAAACATTTGATAGTTGATCCGGTAATGGTGGCTACTTCTGGAGATAAATTACTGCAAGATAAAGCTTTAGACACTTTAAAAAAGGAGTTAGTTCCTTTGGCAGAACTTATTACACCCAATTTGCCAGAAGCAGAAATCCTTTTGGAAGACTCGATTAGCGATAGTAGCAGTATAGAAAATGCAGCAGCTACTTTGGCTCAAAAATATGGTGTATCTGTTTTGTTAAAAGGAGGTCATTTAGAAGAAAATGAAGTGATTGATGTGTTTTATGACATAAACAAGAAAACTAGTTCGGTATATTCTGCTAGTAAAATTGATTCTAAAAACACACATGGTACAGGTTGTACTTTGTCTTCTGCCATTGCAACTTTTAGAGCCAGAGGTTTCTCTTTAGAAGAATCTGTTAAAAACGGAATCGATTATATTAGAAAAGCCATTGCAGCCGGAGCCGAATATGAATTGGGTAGTGGTTCAGGGCCAGTTAAACATTTTTACCAGACATGGAGTGATTGA
- the thiE gene encoding thiamine phosphate synthase yields the protein MHWNPENLHLYLVTDDRFPKSRDFLSVIEQAVKGGVTMVQLREKNVSNRDFIARAFALKALLQPLKIPLIINDKLEVARVIDADGIHVGQDDLPADIAREILGENKIIGLSVENLEQTNKANNMPIDYIGLSPVFSTNTKNDIASPLGLDGVKELMKISKFPSVAIGGIKPENARSVLTAGANGLAVVSYIMGAEEPTTAASEFTTIIKEHLKK from the coding sequence ATGCATTGGAATCCAGAAAATTTACACTTGTACTTGGTAACCGATGATCGTTTCCCTAAAAGCAGAGACTTTTTATCAGTAATCGAACAAGCTGTAAAAGGTGGAGTAACAATGGTGCAATTACGCGAAAAAAATGTAAGTAATCGAGACTTTATCGCACGAGCATTTGCTTTAAAAGCACTTTTGCAACCTTTAAAAATTCCTTTGATAATTAACGACAAACTAGAAGTAGCACGGGTAATAGATGCAGATGGCATCCATGTTGGACAAGACGATTTACCGGCTGACATTGCCCGTGAAATATTAGGTGAAAATAAAATAATTGGCTTGTCTGTAGAGAACCTTGAACAAACAAACAAAGCGAACAATATGCCTATCGATTATATTGGACTTTCACCTGTATTTTCTACTAACACCAAAAATGATATTGCAAGTCCTTTGGGATTAGACGGAGTAAAAGAATTAATGAAGATAAGCAAGTTTCCTTCCGTAGCTATTGGAGGAATAAAGCCAGAAAATGCACGAAGTGTATTAACTGCTGGAGCAAATGGTTTAGCTGTAGTTTCCTACATTATGGGAGCAGAAGAACCAACTACAGCAGCTTCAGAATTTACTACAATTATAAAAGAGCATTTAAAGAAATGA
- the thiM gene encoding hydroxyethylthiazole kinase has translation MTSEEIFSIIQKVKTTSPLVHNITNFVVMNNTANALLAAGASPVMAHAKEEVADMVKIASALVINIGTLNPDWIEGMKKAIATAKELNKPFVLDPVGAGATPYRNEQLKELLNIASPTVIRGNASEIAAVLDSTKTTKGVDSTASSDSSIDAGKALNTSFASVVCLSGATDYVIDDTKMGEVYNGSPLMAKVTGLGCSATALIGAFVGVHPSAFEATLAAMAYIGVAGELAAKQSQGPGTLQLHLLDKLYNLNKEEFINTVNVKTYELA, from the coding sequence ATGACTTCAGAAGAAATATTTTCCATAATTCAGAAAGTGAAAACAACATCACCATTAGTGCATAATATCACCAACTTTGTGGTGATGAACAACACAGCCAATGCTTTGTTAGCTGCAGGTGCTTCTCCGGTAATGGCTCATGCAAAAGAAGAAGTTGCAGACATGGTAAAGATTGCCAGTGCTTTAGTAATCAACATTGGTACACTCAATCCCGATTGGATCGAAGGTATGAAAAAAGCCATTGCAACAGCAAAGGAGTTAAATAAGCCATTTGTGCTCGATCCAGTAGGTGCAGGAGCAACACCATATAGAAATGAGCAACTTAAAGAATTATTAAATATAGCCTCTCCAACTGTAATTCGAGGGAATGCGTCTGAGATTGCGGCTGTGTTAGATAGTACAAAAACCACCAAAGGTGTAGATAGTACTGCTTCTTCAGATTCGTCTATTGATGCGGGCAAAGCTTTAAATACATCTTTTGCTAGTGTAGTATGCTTGAGCGGAGCAACAGATTATGTTATTGATGATACAAAGATGGGAGAAGTCTATAATGGTAGTCCATTAATGGCTAAAGTTACGGGTTTGGGTTGTTCGGCAACTGCTTTAATTGGTGCTTTTGTTGGTGTACATCCATCAGCTTTTGAAGCTACATTGGCAGCAATGGCTTACATAGGAGTTGCAGGAGAATTAGCAGCCAAACAATCTCAAGGACCGGGAACACTTCAACTACATCTATTAGACAAATTATACAACCTTAATAAAGAAGAATTTATCAATACGGTGAATGTGAAAACATACGAACTAGCATAG
- a CDS encoding peroxiredoxin-like family protein gives MKQTNSLQSVLDNKKADWAANASDDVKRIYTEGIEAVEKTGIINSAKQIGDKAPNFILQNALGEQVSLSDYLKKGPVVLTWYRGGWCPYCNLTLNRSQEELPNITALGANLLALTPELPDKSLSTKEKHQLQFEVLSDVANEVARSYGIVFKLTDDVSGVYKEHFDLKAFNGDDSDELPLAATYIIDQQGIIKYALLDAEYRNRAEPEEITTALKNL, from the coding sequence ATGAAACAGACTAACTCATTACAATCAGTATTAGATAATAAAAAGGCAGATTGGGCAGCAAATGCATCTGACGATGTAAAGCGAATTTATACAGAAGGGATAGAGGCAGTAGAAAAAACTGGCATTATAAATTCAGCTAAACAAATAGGAGATAAAGCGCCTAATTTTATTTTACAAAACGCTTTAGGTGAGCAGGTTTCTTTGTCGGATTACTTAAAAAAAGGACCTGTAGTGCTTACTTGGTATCGAGGTGGTTGGTGCCCTTACTGTAATTTAACATTGAATAGATCGCAGGAAGAGTTGCCAAACATTACTGCACTCGGTGCAAATTTGTTAGCACTTACACCTGAGCTTCCAGATAAATCTCTTTCAACCAAAGAAAAACATCAATTGCAATTTGAAGTATTGAGTGATGTAGCTAATGAAGTGGCTAGATCATATGGAATTGTATTTAAGTTGACAGATGATGTAAGTGGCGTTTACAAAGAGCATTTCGATTTAAAAGCTTTTAATGGCGATGACAGTGATGAACTCCCACTCGCGGCTACATATATTATAGATCAGCAAGGAATAATTAAGTATGCATTATTGGATGCAGAATACAGAAACAGAGCAGAACCCGAGGAGATTACAACAGCATTAAAAAATTTATAA
- a CDS encoding carboxymuconolactone decarboxylase family protein: MAKFQVPTREEVSENNQAIFDSLKKSLGFVPNLYAYFAKNDTALADYLNLQNRKSTLKAKEREVINLVTSQYNGCRYCQSAHTVLGKMNGFTDEQIIEIRKGAASFDAKIDALAQFTLSVVANNGKASEEAKDSFLAAGYTEANLIDVVIVIGDKIISNYIHNLTGFEIDFPIASELETATV, translated from the coding sequence ATGGCAAAATTTCAAGTACCAACCAGAGAAGAAGTATCAGAAAACAATCAGGCAATTTTTGATAGCTTAAAAAAATCGTTAGGTTTTGTTCCTAATTTGTATGCGTACTTCGCTAAAAACGACACTGCATTAGCAGATTACCTAAACTTACAAAACCGTAAATCGACATTAAAAGCAAAAGAAAGAGAAGTAATCAACTTGGTTACTAGCCAATACAATGGCTGTCGCTATTGCCAATCTGCTCATACAGTTTTAGGTAAAATGAATGGTTTTACTGATGAGCAAATCATAGAAATTAGAAAAGGTGCAGCTTCATTCGATGCTAAAATAGATGCTTTGGCACAATTCACACTTTCAGTTGTTGCAAACAATGGAAAAGCTTCTGAAGAAGCAAAAGATAGCTTTTTAGCAGCTGGATACACTGAGGCAAACCTTATAGATGTAGTGATTGTAATTGGCGATAAAATCATCAGTAACTACATACATAACCTTACCGGTTTTGAAATAGACTTTCCTATTGCATCGGAATTAGAAACTGCTACTGTTTAA
- a CDS encoding helix-turn-helix domain-containing protein, with amino-acid sequence MKYEGINGEYFEVIDITNKNCYILKASRPSELSLLWFQSDNNQIKIDALAHSFNTHDIVCLTEFNKIEVVEVKNLKLLRFNRAFFCIADHDSKVGCKGVLYYGAANLPILYPTERDIEILETVWKMLCIEMESKDSLQFEMLQMMLKRILILCTRVYRNQINFQVLENGNVDIIREFNFLVEKHFKDKHNVADYADLLNKAPKTLSNLFKKIGEKTPLQFIQDRLMLESRRLLRYTDKDISQIGYDLGFNDVQSFSRFFKKQEGASPLEFRNLN; translated from the coding sequence ATGAAATACGAGGGCATCAACGGGGAATATTTCGAAGTTATAGACATCACTAATAAAAATTGTTACATCTTAAAAGCATCTCGACCATCTGAGTTATCGCTGCTTTGGTTTCAATCTGATAATAACCAGATTAAGATTGACGCATTGGCGCATAGTTTTAATACACATGACATTGTGTGCCTCACAGAGTTTAATAAAATTGAAGTGGTTGAAGTAAAAAACTTGAAACTACTCCGTTTTAATCGTGCATTTTTTTGTATTGCTGATCACGATAGCAAAGTAGGTTGCAAAGGTGTTTTATATTATGGAGCAGCCAATTTGCCAATTCTTTACCCTACCGAAAGAGACATTGAAATTCTCGAAACTGTTTGGAAAATGCTCTGTATTGAAATGGAATCTAAAGACAGTTTGCAGTTCGAAATGCTCCAAATGATGCTAAAAAGAATCTTAATTCTTTGCACTCGTGTTTATAGAAATCAAATAAACTTTCAGGTGCTGGAAAATGGGAATGTAGATATTATTAGAGAATTTAATTTTCTTGTGGAGAAACATTTTAAAGATAAGCACAATGTGGCCGACTATGCAGATTTGTTAAATAAGGCGCCCAAAACTCTATCGAACTTATTTAAAAAGATTGGAGAAAAAACACCATTGCAATTTATACAAGATAGGTTGATGCTCGAATCTAGAAGACTTTTGAGATATACAGATAAAGACATTTCTCAAATTGGCTATGATCTGGGTTTTAATGATGTACAGTCTTTTAGTAGATTTTTTAAAAAGCAAGAAGGTGCTTCGCCACTCGAATTTAGGAATTTAAACTAA